Proteins encoded together in one Candidatus Neomarinimicrobiota bacterium window:
- a CDS encoding CoA pyrophosphatase: protein MKVLTANALKIMLSRPLPGAASHRAMWPEDREDIPLEDLYPAATMILIYTRDGRQYFPLIRRSDRENDAHRGQIGLPGGHHEAGESYLETAIRETEEEIGVKIKAHEIAGKLSPLAITRSGFIVYPFVALTEEAITFKPDPVEVDKVIPVSLEELIRHPENKTFKLENGREVPGFLFSQVNVWGATAMILNEFRIVSGEF, encoded by the coding sequence ATGAAAGTTCTGACGGCAAATGCGCTGAAAATAATGTTAAGCCGGCCTCTTCCGGGAGCGGCGAGTCACCGGGCAATGTGGCCCGAAGATCGTGAAGATATTCCTTTGGAGGATCTTTATCCCGCAGCCACCATGATTCTGATTTATACCCGGGATGGTCGGCAATATTTTCCTTTGATTCGAAGGAGCGACCGGGAAAATGATGCGCATCGGGGACAGATTGGTCTGCCTGGCGGGCATCACGAAGCGGGAGAAAGTTATTTGGAAACCGCTATTCGTGAAACAGAAGAAGAAATTGGTGTTAAAATCAAAGCGCATGAAATTGCAGGAAAACTCTCTCCGCTCGCCATTACACGCAGCGGATTCATTGTTTACCCTTTCGTGGCTCTTACCGAGGAAGCCATTACCTTTAAGCCCGACCCTGTCGAAGTGGACAAGGTTATTCCCGTATCCCTGGAAGAACTCATCAGACACCCGGAAAATAAAACCTTTAAACTGGAAAACGGGCGGGAAGTCCCGGGATTTCTTTTTTCACAGGTGAACGTGTGGGGGGCGACAGCGATGATACTCAATGAGTTTAGAATAGTGAGTGGAGAGTTTTGA
- a CDS encoding PAS domain S-box protein: MKYLHNISKQKYYKISVSILFGILSFTLNIHPLNINLGIFDIPFYMGIFFPVYIAIVWGWKYGLVSAFSGGYLSILLFRQGTEFGAVYFFAFYILWVLWHGLGEKFSRETGNTIWTDMIVLDIFYRFVMILSSFTLFPVLLSFKPFFWTHSTYALPFSSAELGYHILIQSIFGFYSILFFRVALTNSQVRRFFNLKSLPWKKHVNIFFPGLIFLIFLYWIFSAFFRYFMIYSGTIPFLNILIYQTHNPSLIQDLVPVYIMTLSLILLEQRIRKLHLQWESTLTDARKGHEAQLQRVEIYAESLRLVNELLEVTPPENVWEKIIRGLNRYNQLKSFWIIKLSPEKKYTFITPVPEKERNVLTRLLNSRDGQTHLQKLKKSKDVVPVPAVAINRKELFPDIYHVLISTCLTLPTGDFFIAFVVEEELTVSELFSNILRLLVTLLMRIHDKKEIENSGTGFSEKQQLNKILIAHYARLSGYWIICNASHQIRMASEDFLSFSGYNRADISGHDLRRILNIPEKNESSGGADTPVPGFLVRQNGSQAPVLITYIPLSSKTNPDWLIHLADNLSGYLKLKAYENREFRYRSYFNNMSDASFVIDRTTQILDVNQAACSLFKYQRNEMIGLKIADIVTEDEIPKIDIHIQNILKNQVSRFESTHVTKNGHRVATEVHARRFSERNHELIHVVIRNISERKEREETLMQFYETAKAIGDAGGMLILGFNEVGNIRYANTRALEFSGYDMSRLQERYFYNTFISPDQQKDALVFLESLAHLENKQGQKIYPFSAKDGSEKIILWDFSHIRKEKRYDLYFAIGIEVTSYYKKFDDIRRERDNYMQLMEKSPLPCLVTDHKGLILKINASFSTLLDKPDHALKYQPLDVCLDSEDYLSLYSQIPDHSGRSIPGRKSTLKGPDHRQIPVILFLSVPDSHTVLLFAIPEKDLP; this comes from the coding sequence GTGAAATATTTGCATAATATAAGCAAACAAAAATACTATAAGATTTCCGTCTCCATACTTTTCGGCATTCTCAGCTTTACCCTGAATATTCATCCTTTGAATATTAACCTGGGGATCTTTGATATTCCTTTTTATATGGGAATTTTTTTCCCGGTGTACATAGCCATCGTATGGGGCTGGAAATATGGCTTGGTTTCAGCCTTTTCAGGGGGATATCTCTCAATTCTTCTCTTCCGACAAGGGACAGAATTTGGTGCGGTGTATTTTTTTGCTTTTTATATCCTGTGGGTTTTATGGCATGGACTGGGAGAAAAATTTTCCCGGGAAACCGGGAATACTATCTGGACAGACATGATCGTCCTCGATATATTCTACCGCTTTGTTATGATATTGAGCTCTTTTACCCTTTTTCCTGTGTTGCTTTCTTTCAAACCTTTCTTCTGGACCCATTCTACATACGCCCTGCCCTTTTCATCTGCTGAATTGGGTTATCATATCCTGATTCAATCCATCTTCGGGTTTTATTCCATTTTGTTTTTTCGTGTCGCTCTGACAAATTCGCAGGTGCGCCGTTTTTTTAACTTAAAGTCTCTCCCCTGGAAAAAGCATGTAAATATCTTTTTTCCGGGGTTGATTTTTCTGATCTTTCTGTATTGGATCTTTTCGGCATTTTTCCGGTATTTCATGATTTATTCCGGTACAATTCCATTTTTAAACATCCTGATTTATCAGACCCACAACCCATCGTTGATTCAGGATTTGGTGCCTGTTTATATCATGACGCTTTCGCTGATTTTACTCGAACAAAGAATCCGCAAGCTGCATCTCCAGTGGGAAAGCACCCTTACAGATGCCCGGAAAGGACACGAAGCACAGCTGCAGCGGGTGGAAATTTATGCAGAAAGTTTACGTTTGGTGAATGAATTACTGGAGGTTACCCCTCCCGAAAATGTTTGGGAAAAAATCATCAGGGGATTAAACCGTTATAATCAATTAAAAAGTTTTTGGATTATCAAGTTATCGCCTGAAAAAAAATATACTTTTATAACTCCCGTTCCGGAAAAAGAGCGGAACGTGCTAACCCGTCTTTTAAACAGCCGGGATGGTCAAACACATCTACAGAAACTGAAAAAAAGCAAAGATGTTGTCCCGGTTCCGGCAGTTGCCATCAATCGTAAGGAGCTTTTTCCTGATATATACCATGTTTTAATCAGCACCTGTCTTACCCTTCCGACGGGAGACTTTTTCATTGCCTTTGTTGTGGAAGAAGAACTGACCGTCAGTGAGCTTTTTTCAAATATACTCCGTTTACTTGTCACCCTGCTGATGCGAATTCATGACAAGAAAGAAATAGAAAATTCCGGTACCGGGTTTTCGGAAAAACAACAATTGAATAAAATTTTGATAGCTCACTATGCCCGCCTGTCCGGTTATTGGATTATTTGTAACGCATCCCATCAAATCAGGATGGCCAGTGAGGATTTTTTATCTTTTTCAGGATACAACCGGGCAGATATTTCAGGGCATGACCTCCGGCGCATATTAAACATCCCGGAAAAAAACGAATCTTCCGGAGGGGCGGATACACCGGTTCCCGGTTTTCTGGTCCGGCAAAACGGCTCTCAAGCGCCGGTCCTTATAACATATATTCCTCTCAGCTCCAAAACGAACCCCGACTGGCTTATACATCTGGCGGATAATTTATCCGGTTACCTGAAACTGAAGGCTTATGAAAACAGAGAATTCAGATACAGATCCTATTTCAACAATATGAGCGATGCCTCCTTTGTCATTGACCGGACAACCCAGATCCTCGATGTCAACCAGGCGGCCTGTTCGCTGTTTAAATATCAACGGAATGAAATGATCGGTTTGAAAATCGCGGATATTGTCACTGAGGACGAAATCCCAAAAATTGACATTCATATACAGAATATCCTTAAAAATCAGGTTTCCCGTTTTGAAAGCACTCATGTCACCAAGAACGGTCACCGGGTTGCTACAGAGGTTCATGCCCGCCGGTTCTCAGAGCGGAATCATGAATTGATTCATGTGGTAATTCGCAATATAAGCGAACGGAAAGAACGGGAAGAAACCCTGATGCAGTTTTATGAAACGGCAAAAGCCATAGGGGATGCAGGCGGTATGCTTATACTGGGCTTTAATGAAGTGGGTAACATTCGTTATGCCAACACCCGGGCTCTTGAATTTTCCGGGTATGACATGTCCCGGTTACAGGAACGTTATTTTTACAATACCTTCATCTCTCCCGACCAGCAAAAAGATGCTCTGGTTTTTCTCGAATCCCTTGCACACCTTGAGAACAAACAAGGTCAAAAGATATATCCTTTCAGCGCCAAAGACGGTTCGGAAAAAATCATCCTGTGGGATTTTTCACATATCCGGAAAGAAAAGAGATACGACCTCTATTTTGCCATCGGAATCGAAGTGACAAGTTACTATAAGAAATTTGATGATATCCGACGAGAGCGGGATAATTATATGCAGTTGATGGAAAAGAGCCCTCTTCCCTGCCTTGTGACAGATCACAAAGGCTTGATTCTCAAAATCAATGCATCCTTTTCAACGTTACTGGACAAGCCCGATCACGCATTAAAATATCAACCCCTGGATGTTTGTCTGGATTCTGAGGATTATCTTTCCCTGTATTCCCAAATTCCGGATCATTCAGGGCGTTCCATCCCGGGACGGAAAAGCACGTTGAAAGGGCCTGATCACAGGCAGATACCTGTCATTCTTTTTCTTTCAGTTCCCGATTCCCACACTGTGCTTCTTTTCGCAATTCCCGAAAAAGATTTACCCTGA
- a CDS encoding aldo/keto reductase: protein MNYLPYDERYEKMDYRFCGKSGLKLPQISLGLWHNFGSVDIHENARKLILHAFDNGITHFDLANNYGPAFGTAEKTFGRILKEDLTGRRDELVISTKAGYLMWPGPYGNGGSRKYLIASLDQSLQRMGLDYVDIFYHHRPDPETLLEETMMALDHIVRSGKALYIGVSSYSPEQTLKAAEILSSLGTPCRIHQPKYNMLYRDIEKGLFDVLRSEGIGCAVFSPLQQGVLTGKYLNGIPKDSRAGRPEGFLKPEHITEQMLNKVRALSHIAENRGQTMSQMAVSWVLRRPEVSTAIIGARKISHIDDALKASRNTQFSKEELEKIDHILEGKS, encoded by the coding sequence ATGAATTATCTACCTTATGATGAACGATATGAAAAGATGGATTACCGTTTTTGCGGAAAAAGCGGTTTGAAGCTGCCGCAGATATCTTTAGGACTCTGGCACAATTTCGGCAGTGTGGATATCCATGAAAACGCGCGAAAGCTGATCCTTCATGCTTTTGATAACGGCATTACCCATTTTGACCTGGCCAATAATTACGGTCCCGCTTTCGGCACGGCGGAGAAGACATTCGGCCGGATTCTCAAAGAAGACCTGACCGGCCGGAGGGACGAACTGGTGATTTCAACCAAGGCAGGATATCTTATGTGGCCGGGACCTTATGGCAACGGAGGAAGCCGGAAATATCTGATTGCCAGCCTGGATCAAAGCCTTCAAAGAATGGGTCTTGACTATGTGGATATTTTCTACCACCACCGACCCGACCCGGAAACACTCCTTGAAGAAACCATGATGGCTTTGGACCATATCGTCCGGAGCGGGAAAGCACTTTATATAGGTGTTTCATCCTATTCGCCGGAACAGACACTGAAAGCCGCTGAAATTCTTTCCTCCCTGGGAACACCCTGCCGGATTCACCAGCCCAAGTACAATATGCTGTACCGGGATATCGAAAAAGGACTCTTTGATGTACTCCGGTCCGAAGGGATAGGTTGTGCAGTCTTTTCACCTCTTCAGCAGGGTGTATTGACGGGAAAATATCTGAACGGCATCCCGAAAGATTCCCGGGCCGGCAGACCGGAAGGATTTTTAAAACCTGAACACATCACTGAGCAAATGCTGAATAAGGTCCGCGCCCTGAGTCATATTGCCGAAAACCGGGGACAAACCATGTCGCAAATGGCCGTATCCTGGGTCCTCCGCAGGCCGGAAGTAAGCACTGCCATTATCGGGGCCCGGAAAATTTCCCATATTGATGATGCTTTAAAAGCTTCCCGAAACACACAATTTTCAAAAGAAGAGCTGGAAAAAATCGACCATATTCTGGAAGGCAAATCATGA
- a CDS encoding D-2-hydroxyacid dehydrogenase: MKIVVLEGYTLNPGDLDWKKLNALGDVTIYDRTQDVQIIERASGAHVILSNKTRLSRAVLEQLPDLKYVGVLATGYDSVDVKAAQERGITVTNVPSYGTRSVAQMTFAHILNLVHRLADHNKSVQSGNWSKAPDYCYWEHPLIELDGLILGVLGLGRIGKAVADIGYGFGMNIIYYDTQVPSSVPSSWRAVSVKTLFKTSDILTLHCPLTSETHEIVDKHHLKMMKKKAFLINTSRGGLINNRDLAEALKNGTIRGAGLDVLDKEPPPADHPLIGIPNCFITPHIAWATHAARERLLNTAVENLEAFIRGEKMNVVTEA; this comes from the coding sequence ATGAAAATCGTTGTACTGGAAGGATATACTCTCAATCCCGGAGATTTGGATTGGAAGAAATTAAATGCATTGGGTGATGTGACGATTTACGACCGCACGCAGGATGTTCAAATCATTGAAAGGGCTTCAGGCGCCCATGTCATCCTCTCAAATAAAACCCGGTTGTCCCGGGCCGTGCTGGAACAACTGCCGGATTTAAAATATGTGGGTGTTTTAGCGACCGGATACGACAGCGTCGATGTAAAGGCGGCTCAGGAAAGGGGGATTACCGTCACAAATGTGCCCTCCTACGGCACACGGTCTGTAGCCCAGATGACCTTTGCCCACATTCTCAATCTGGTGCACCGTCTTGCCGATCATAACAAAAGCGTGCAATCGGGAAACTGGTCAAAAGCCCCGGATTATTGTTATTGGGAACATCCCCTGATTGAACTTGACGGACTGATACTGGGCGTTCTTGGGTTGGGGCGCATCGGCAAAGCCGTGGCGGACATCGGATACGGTTTTGGCATGAACATCATCTATTATGATACACAGGTTCCTTCATCCGTACCGTCTTCCTGGCGTGCGGTTTCCGTAAAAACCCTTTTCAAAACAAGTGACATTCTCACGTTGCATTGTCCCCTGACATCGGAAACACACGAGATTGTGGATAAGCATCACCTGAAAATGATGAAGAAAAAAGCCTTTTTGATTAATACAAGCCGGGGCGGGCTCATCAACAACCGGGATTTGGCAGAAGCTTTAAAAAACGGGACGATCCGTGGTGCGGGCCTGGATGTGCTGGATAAGGAACCTCCGCCGGCCGACCATCCCCTGATAGGCATACCTAACTGTTTTATTACTCCCCACATTGCCTGGGCAACCCATGCCGCCCGGGAACGCCTGTTGAATACGGCAGTGGAGAATTTGGAAGCATTTATTCGTGGAGAAAAGATGAATGTTGTCACGGAGGCGTGA
- a CDS encoding flippase-like domain-containing protein, producing the protein MKKIFFYLLKVGISATLVWMAVRRIEPENFWTYVQSLPVSLLILTILGSVVNLLLQFIRFRLIIDECRHEINNPELIKVFFMGFAFRLTVPGGHGEAAKMLFIPGKTRNRVTAYGIEKITISAVILFLFGPAVVLLFPQHKVFLLFSLIPATGAFILYKLREKPWIKKWQLSGIRYKLIAAKTAVLTLGIYFVFIFQYWILLRMLSVDWFTVSAVCIIAMGAAALPVSVSGLGIRENATAWLLADFGVPTAVGIAVPLMVFVLNVVFPALIGGVIFITHQRSKSESK; encoded by the coding sequence GTGAAGAAAATCTTCTTTTATCTACTGAAAGTAGGTATCTCTGCTACATTGGTCTGGATGGCTGTTCGCCGGATTGAGCCGGAAAACTTTTGGACCTATGTTCAATCATTACCGGTTTCTCTTTTAATTTTAACGATTCTCGGAAGTGTTGTGAACCTTCTCCTTCAATTTATCCGCTTTCGATTAATCATTGATGAATGCCGTCATGAAATAAATAATCCGGAATTGATTAAAGTATTTTTTATGGGATTTGCTTTCCGGTTGACGGTTCCCGGCGGTCATGGAGAAGCTGCAAAAATGCTTTTTATTCCCGGAAAAACCCGAAACCGGGTTACAGCCTATGGTATTGAAAAAATCACGATTTCTGCAGTTATTTTATTTCTGTTTGGTCCTGCCGTTGTTTTGCTTTTTCCTCAACATAAGGTTTTTTTACTCTTTTCTCTGATCCCGGCAACAGGAGCTTTTATCTTATATAAGCTGCGAGAAAAACCCTGGATAAAAAAATGGCAACTTTCAGGTATCCGCTATAAACTGATTGCAGCGAAAACAGCAGTTTTAACCCTGGGAATCTATTTTGTTTTTATTTTTCAGTACTGGATTTTATTACGCATGCTTTCGGTCGACTGGTTTACGGTGTCGGCTGTTTGCATCATTGCCATGGGCGCCGCCGCCCTGCCTGTATCTGTCAGTGGTTTGGGAATCAGAGAAAATGCAACAGCCTGGCTTTTGGCGGATTTTGGTGTCCCCACTGCTGTTGGAATCGCTGTTCCTCTCATGGTTTTTGTGCTGAATGTGGTGTTTCCGGCACTTATTGGCGGAGTTATTTTTATAACACATCAAAGGAGCAAATCAGAAAGCAAATGA
- a CDS encoding radical SAM protein translates to MASRINQATLPRAYRVVKKSFSAYKLWNILKTQISRILSNLSDKTLVWGLPPVIMVEAAAICNLHCPCCACGAGQVHRKQPYLDESLFQNLVDELKDSLWMILFWNQGEPFLNPRLMDMIRYASDRRIYTMTSTNGHFLNKPDEIINSRLDELIISLDGASEETYLKYRIGGDFFKVIKGVESLIEKRQKKNLSNPRVTIQCVISRQNEHEIESLENLARKIGADELVFKTMEITPGVDSADYLPQNQKFRRYSVHPDQWTRKNDQKHCPELWNQPVINSDGSFSVCCFDKTAVFNPGMYQQGHFTDLWKGTEWMKIRERVKNNKASMLPCKYCTASLNLNYRSVVFR, encoded by the coding sequence ATGGCATCACGGATCAATCAGGCAACCCTTCCAAGAGCATACAGGGTTGTAAAAAAGTCCTTTTCTGCTTATAAATTATGGAACATATTAAAAACTCAAATTTCAAGAATACTTTCGAACCTTAGCGATAAAACGCTCGTTTGGGGGTTGCCTCCGGTGATTATGGTCGAAGCTGCAGCCATCTGCAATCTCCATTGTCCCTGCTGTGCCTGCGGTGCCGGACAGGTACATAGAAAACAACCCTATCTTGACGAATCTCTTTTTCAGAACCTTGTCGATGAATTGAAGGATTCGCTCTGGATGATCCTTTTTTGGAACCAGGGAGAACCCTTCCTGAATCCGCGTTTGATGGACATGATACGGTACGCTTCAGATCGCAGGATATATACCATGACCAGCACCAACGGACACTTTCTGAACAAACCTGATGAAATTATCAACAGCAGGCTGGATGAACTTATCATTTCTTTGGATGGTGCATCTGAAGAGACATATCTGAAGTATCGTATTGGTGGTGATTTTTTTAAAGTTATCAAAGGTGTGGAATCGCTAATCGAAAAACGACAGAAAAAAAACCTTTCCAATCCTCGCGTAACCATTCAGTGTGTTATATCCAGGCAGAATGAGCATGAAATAGAATCATTGGAAAATCTTGCCCGGAAAATTGGTGCAGATGAGCTTGTCTTTAAAACCATGGAAATTACTCCGGGTGTTGACAGCGCGGACTATTTACCACAAAACCAAAAATTCAGGCGATACAGTGTACATCCGGATCAATGGACCCGGAAAAATGATCAAAAACATTGTCCCGAGCTATGGAATCAACCGGTCATAAATTCAGACGGTTCATTTTCTGTCTGTTGTTTTGACAAAACAGCGGTATTTAACCCCGGGATGTATCAACAAGGACATTTTACGGATTTGTGGAAAGGAACAGAATGGATGAAAATTCGTGAAAGAGTAAAAAATAATAAAGCAAGTATGTTGCCGTGTAAATATTGTACGGCTTCCCTGAATCTTAATTACAGGAGTGTGGTTTTCCGGTGA
- a CDS encoding glycosyltransferase, with product MISFTVLSLIYFILIFMVIVALMREKICRKDPELSATVIICARNEEHNIPDLVRSLKALDYPEGMLEILLVDDASTDKTRELIEKAAREDPRIRAVHIHEKEEGLSGKKNAITQAVGLADGEIILLTDADCRPGPKWVKRMVACFNEETGMVLGFSPIEKAGGLFQRFLEFDHLARVAVQTAGAYWNIPPYSSARNLAFRRRLFFEVNGYESSGTIATGDDFFLTRDIWLKTQCTFRQAMHPESFVVTKRDDFSKKYVSQQLRRNGKILHLAPLYRGIGFFVLLYYLAIPVSIFTLPPTLWGGSLIIKTFLEWTGIIIAGKRFGYLKLALWFPLIAVYYPLHVLISSVAGSVKESRWK from the coding sequence ATGATATCCTTTACCGTCTTATCTTTGATTTATTTTATTTTGATTTTCATGGTTATTGTTGCCCTAATGCGGGAAAAAATTTGCCGGAAAGATCCGGAACTGAGCGCTACGGTTATTATATGTGCCAGGAACGAAGAGCATAATATTCCTGATCTTGTGAGATCGCTAAAAGCGCTGGATTATCCTGAAGGGATGCTTGAAATTCTTCTTGTTGATGATGCCTCTACAGACAAAACACGCGAGTTGATTGAAAAAGCAGCCCGTGAAGATCCTCGAATCAGGGCGGTTCATATTCATGAAAAGGAAGAAGGATTATCAGGTAAGAAAAATGCCATTACACAGGCGGTAGGACTTGCCGACGGAGAAATTATTTTATTGACAGATGCAGATTGCAGACCCGGCCCCAAGTGGGTGAAAAGAATGGTTGCCTGCTTTAATGAGGAGACGGGAATGGTGCTTGGTTTTTCTCCTATTGAAAAAGCCGGTGGATTATTTCAACGTTTTTTGGAATTTGATCATCTTGCCCGGGTGGCTGTACAAACTGCCGGAGCATATTGGAATATTCCCCCTTATTCATCAGCCCGAAATCTGGCATTCCGTCGCCGTCTATTTTTTGAGGTGAATGGCTATGAGAGTTCAGGTACAATTGCGACAGGGGATGATTTTTTTCTCACCCGGGATATCTGGCTGAAAACACAGTGCACATTCAGACAGGCAATGCACCCTGAAAGTTTTGTGGTGACGAAACGGGATGATTTTTCAAAGAAATATGTCAGCCAGCAACTGCGAAGAAATGGCAAGATTTTACATCTGGCTCCCCTCTATCGCGGAATTGGCTTTTTTGTGTTGCTTTACTATCTTGCGATTCCTGTAAGTATTTTTACCTTACCACCCACTCTCTGGGGAGGGTCGTTGATAATTAAGACTTTTCTTGAATGGACAGGCATTATAATTGCCGGAAAACGTTTTGGATATCTTAAACTGGCGCTTTGGTTCCCTTTGATAGCCGTATATTACCCCTTACATGTTCTGATATCCTCTGTTGCCGGAAGTGTAAAAGAAAGCCGTTGGAAGTAA
- the glgB gene encoding 1,4-alpha-glucan branching protein GlgB, whose protein sequence is MKLTLNQKLVNISRGDFHDPHNILGIHDISPAKKVIRVFVPDATEVSVQRLGGKKTTYTLSPMDVEGFWQTEIRVKHFFHYQIHARYPDGNHYDYVDPYQFTPTISQDDLYLFNKGDHRFVYEKLGAHPCIHDGISGVRFAVWAPTARRVSVVGDFNRWDGRFHQMRAMGNSGVWEIFIPEARAGVLYKFEIFTASRTLRVKADPYAQYFQKRPENACIIFQSSHAWKDEAWMKARAGKETLTSPLNVYEVHPGSWRCREDGSWYTYRDLARELVPYVKEMGFTHIEFLPIMEHPFDGSWGYQVTGYYAPTSRFGAPDDLKYLIDICHRNGIGVILDWVPAHFPKDDFALARFDGTALYEHEDARRGEHPDWGTYIFNYGRNEVKNFLLANAVYWLREYHADGLRIDAVASMLYLDYSRKEGEWIPNKYGGNENLEAIEFLKHMNSVLHEYFPDALIIAEESTAWGGVTKPVQENGLGFTYKWNMGWMNDFLSYMSKDPIYRKYHHNELTFSMLYAYSENYVLVLSHDEVVHGKRSLLSKMPGDDWQKFANFKLLLGFMTGHPGKKLLFMGSELAPWHEWNDKEGLDWRLLQWEPHKNARLYLEHLNKLYVSEPALWELDTRPEGFEWIDAGNADQSVVSFIRHGKDPDQDLLFVCNFTPETYFEFRTGVNMPGKYREIFNSDAKIYYGSGVIRNSEHVSENVPWNGRSHSISFGLPPLGMVIFKRIK, encoded by the coding sequence ATGAAACTGACACTAAACCAGAAACTGGTTAATATTTCCAGGGGAGATTTTCACGATCCCCACAATATTCTTGGAATCCACGATATTTCACCGGCTAAAAAAGTGATCCGGGTATTTGTGCCGGATGCAACAGAAGTTTCCGTTCAGCGTTTGGGTGGAAAAAAAACCACCTATACCCTCTCCCCCATGGATGTTGAGGGATTCTGGCAGACGGAAATCCGTGTGAAGCATTTTTTCCACTATCAGATACACGCTCGCTATCCGGATGGAAATCACTATGACTATGTGGACCCGTACCAGTTTACGCCCACTATCAGTCAGGATGATCTTTATTTGTTTAACAAGGGAGATCACCGTTTTGTCTATGAAAAGCTGGGAGCACATCCCTGTATTCATGACGGGATTTCCGGTGTACGTTTTGCCGTATGGGCGCCGACAGCCCGGCGTGTGAGTGTTGTTGGGGATTTTAACCGCTGGGACGGCCGCTTTCATCAGATGAGGGCCATGGGAAATTCCGGAGTTTGGGAAATTTTTATTCCAGAAGCCCGGGCAGGAGTCCTTTATAAATTTGAAATCTTTACGGCAAGCCGGACACTCCGGGTGAAAGCCGATCCCTATGCCCAGTATTTTCAGAAAAGACCCGAAAACGCCTGCATTATTTTTCAGTCCTCTCACGCCTGGAAGGATGAAGCGTGGATGAAAGCTCGTGCCGGTAAAGAAACCCTCACATCTCCGTTGAATGTGTATGAAGTCCATCCGGGATCCTGGCGCTGCCGGGAGGATGGCAGCTGGTACACATACCGGGATCTGGCCCGGGAACTTGTGCCCTATGTGAAAGAGATGGGTTTTACGCATATTGAATTTTTGCCGATCATGGAACACCCCTTTGACGGCTCATGGGGATATCAAGTCACCGGCTATTATGCTCCCACCAGCCGGTTCGGCGCTCCCGATGATTTGAAATATCTCATCGATATCTGCCACCGGAATGGAATCGGGGTTATTCTGGATTGGGTGCCGGCCCACTTTCCAAAGGATGATTTTGCCCTGGCCCGTTTTGACGGGACGGCCCTTTATGAGCACGAAGATGCCCGGCGGGGAGAACATCCGGACTGGGGGACCTATATTTTCAATTACGGCCGGAATGAAGTGAAAAACTTCCTTCTTGCCAATGCCGTGTACTGGCTGAGGGAATACCATGCCGACGGGCTGCGTATCGATGCCGTTGCCAGCATGCTGTATCTGGACTACAGCCGGAAAGAAGGAGAATGGATTCCCAATAAATATGGCGGGAATGAGAACCTGGAAGCCATTGAATTTTTAAAGCACATGAATTCCGTGCTGCATGAATATTTTCCGGATGCCCTGATTATCGCTGAGGAATCCACAGCCTGGGGCGGCGTGACAAAACCGGTGCAGGAAAACGGCCTCGGATTTACGTATAAGTGGAATATGGGCTGGATGAACGACTTCCTCAGTTATATGTCCAAAGATCCCATCTACCGGAAATACCACCACAACGAACTGACGTTTTCCATGCTCTATGCCTATTCGGAAAACTATGTCCTGGTTCTCAGCCACGATGAAGTGGTTCATGGCAAGCGTTCGCTCCTGAGCAAAATGCCCGGAGACGACTGGCAGAAGTTTGCAAATTTTAAATTGCTCCTGGGGTTCATGACGGGACATCCGGGAAAGAAACTGCTCTTCATGGGATCGGAGCTGGCTCCCTGGCATGAATGGAACGACAAGGAAGGGCTGGATTGGAGATTATTGCAGTGGGAACCTCATAAAAATGCCCGCCTGTATCTGGAACACCTGAATAAGCTTTATGTGAGCGAACCGGCACTCTGGGAACTGGATACCCGGCCCGAAGGTTTTGAATGGATTGATGCCGGTAACGCCGATCAGTCGGTTGTTTCATTTATTCGCCATGGGAAAGATCCTGATCAAGATTTGCTCTTTGTTTGTAATTTCACACCGGAAACGTATTTTGAATTCCGTACAGGTGTTAACATGCCGGGAAAATACAGGGAAATTTTTAATTCCGATGCGAAAATCTACTATGGCAGCGGAGTCATCCGGAATAGTGAACATGTGAGTGAGAATGTCCCCTGGAACGGCCGTTCCCATTCTATTTCTTTCGGACTTCCCCCCTTGGGAATGGTTATTTTTAAACGGATAAAATAG